In Bos indicus x Bos taurus breed Angus x Brahman F1 hybrid chromosome 21, Bos_hybrid_MaternalHap_v2.0, whole genome shotgun sequence, one DNA window encodes the following:
- the GSKIP gene encoding GSK3B-interacting protein, whose product METDCNPMELSGVSGFEEEAELNGFEGTDMKDMRLEAEAVVNDVLFAVNTMFVSKTLRCADDVAYINVETRERNRYCLELTEAGLRVVGYAFDQVDDHLQTPYHETVYSLLDTLSPAYREAFGNALLQRLEALKREGQS is encoded by the exons ATGGAAACAGACTGTAATCCCATGGAACTGAGCGGCGTGTCAGGATTTGAAGAAGAAGCTGAGCTTAATGGCTTTGAAGGAACTGATATGAAAGACATGAGGCTGGAAGCCGAAGCAGTTGTAAATGATGTTCTCTTTGCTGTTAACACCATGTTTGTCTCAAAAACCCTGCGCTGTGCAGACGATGTGGCCTATATCAATGTGGAAACAAGAGAAAGGAACAGATACTGCCTGGAGCTCACTGAAGCAGGGCTCAGG GTGGTAGGGTATGCTTTCGACCAGGTGGACGATCATTTACAGACTCCCTACCACGAAACAGTCTACTCCCTGTTGGATACGCTCAGCCCTGCGTACCGAGAAGCATTTGGAAATGCGCTTCTTCAAAGACTCGAAGCTTTGAAAAGAGAGGGACAGTCATGA